Within the Arachis duranensis cultivar V14167 chromosome 10, aradu.V14167.gnm2.J7QH, whole genome shotgun sequence genome, the region TtagtaaatataataaaataaaaaattaattcaatcaTTTTAAGGCAATGAATTTGACTCACTTCAGCAGCACCAAAAGAGTAGCCATACATCTCACTGATCCATCCTTTCCCATAGATGTCACCAGTTATGTTTGTTGCCCAGTGTGCCTTATCTTCCCTCACTTCTTCTGTTTTGGAAAGCCACAATGGTGCGAAAGCTCGGAGGTCATCTATATGAAAGGCCAAAAGCCCACCAACTTTGTCGCAAAGTTCTGGGTGTTTCGTATGCAGTTGAGCCAAAATATTGTCACAACCTCGTAAGTACCTGAAGAAAGAATTTTGGAATATGGCAAGTTTCAATGATAGTGCCTGAGAAAGAAACACACTACAAATTTATAGTTTTTTTGTGCTTGAAGATACTTAAATGCATTTCATAGGTTCAAGCAAAGCACCCTAGTTTGCACTTTGAACTTTCGATTCTCTTATATGTGATACATTTAAAGATGAGATACATATAAAAGACCTAGGCATCCCAAACTCTAATATTTTCATAGTATACGTACTGCCGCGTGTTAAGGCGCACAATGCCATTATCATCATCCTTCTTCTACAAATATGTTCAACTGGTAGTGGGAGGTATTATCTAGCTTCTAacactcttattattattaagggtgagtttgtgtgttttgatTTACATttaaaggcaaggaagggaagTGCTCCTACTGTAAAGCTTAATCCATTTTACACTATGAATAAAAATTCCATAACAAATTGTTAAAGGGAAAAGGGAGTAAATATATTGAATGAGAAATGAGTAAGAAATTAGTGATTACCCATAATATGCGGCAACAGGTCTTCCTTTCTCTGCACCAAGCTCCCAAGGTAAAATTGGGCCTCTGATTATCATGTCTGCATCCAGAATGACAACCCAATCAACATTTTTTGCATCTTTACTATGTTTGAGCCAGTGCAAAACCCCAGCTGGTTTGTTTATTGCAGGGTACCTGAATAGCGGACATAGAGTTAATATCTCATGCTCATATGACAGAGGAATTACTCTTCATTTGCAAGGAGGTATGAATGTGTTTGATTCGGCACAATGAAGCAATAAAACTCAAAACATTTGAACAGAGAACAGCAGAGAGCACAAAACTTTTCCAAAATACCAAAAGtacaacaaaaaaaacacaTCGATAATGTAGCAAGATCAGTAAACAATACTTATCTAAGACCCTTCACTAATTGCTGAAAAGAGTAAGCTTAGAGATCTGAGTTTCAACACTCAGAAGAGATATCAGCAAACTTCTTACAAACCTCATAAGATGTCACTACTCATTGAAGCACTTTTAAAACAACAAGTAGGAATTCTACCAATCAAAACTTCTATAAACACAAATCTCTACCCTTAGTTTAAAAGAACAATTTAGCTACGACAGCAGCCCACAATCCATTTCAAGAACATACACATCCCAACATAAAACATACCTAAGAAAGAAGAACAATACTAGCAGCTATCACATAACTATACATGCGACACATTGTTGCAGAGCTAAAAAAAAAGGATGTCCTACTAAACAACATAGGCCAATCAATCAGAAACTAAAGTCAACGGCACCATTAGCATTCATTCTCAACAAAACACATCAATCAATCTACATTCAGGTCACAAGGCAAAAACCTTATCATCCTTCTCATTGTGCCAAGGTTCACCTTCTAAACTCAAACATATACATATACTAAAAGAACGAAATAACAGATGATTTATCCTCTAATAAATGCATCCTCCTAATCATCTTCCTAACAACTTCAAACCAAATGCCTTTTGATGTTTTCAAATTATTCAATGCATTTGAATATTTTTCTAGTTCAGAAATTACGAGGATAATCAGGAGAGTATATGTATCATCATTAATCAAGAAATAATACAATGCTTGCTTAATTAATATCTTTGAACACTAAGTGATTGTCGATGTAACCTAAAATTGAGAGTGATCAATTTTACCAGTCACCACCAGAACTTAACTTGAACACTAATTGATCGTTTCAAAAGCTACTAGATTTGGATAACTTCTACCACTAATCACACCATcacatcaaaaaaaaaaaaaagaagattacCAGTCACCAGTTCTGGGATGCTTGCTCATAGAAGGaacctcaaacgttggcgccaaatGCATCCCTCTAtagttcttcttctcctcatcCGTACAACTCAGGAGACGGGTTATGGGCCCGGGCTGCTTGGCCTTCCTGTAACTGTTCATGAGCCCAACCGTCTGCCAGTCGAAGTAGTTCTGACACTCAACAGAAAACAGCGTGTGGAGCCTCCATTCATGCTTCCTCGCCGCTTCGCTAAACCCAATGCAAACCACAATTCCCActaaaaaagaaacaattaaCACTCTCGCCATTGTTTTCTCCTCTGAGCTAGATGTGAAATTGGTGTTTCCTGAAGCTTGAAGATCTGGATTTCATGCCTGgcttgttgttcttgttgtcAAGTCAAAATTGAAGCGTTGAGATTTGTATTTATAGTATTGAATTTGCTACTATAAAGTATTGAATAATTGAAGAGTTCAATTAATTGCCTACGATCTACAATAgtagtaattaattattgttattatgaaTCTGGAAAAACGTGTTGTTGGTAATGGTAACGCTGGCTATACTGTGAGATTAACAAGTATACGATCGCCAAAGAAACTTTTTGTCactcttgcattttttttttcgatttctataatttttttaaaaaataattgtaaatagaaaatagacgtttatttatttaaagtattataataaaaaataattgcgAGTCAAACAAATTCTAAGAATTTCATAATTTAACATACCAAAtaaaacattattattttaatgaaaattattgaaaataaatacgATATTCAATCTATAATACtttaaataagttatttgcATAATCCAAAACAAACACAAACGTCATAACTCATAAGTTTAAAACAAGCTCTCTTTTATAACCAAAAGATAAATAGaatatattttagtatatattttatatattatttttataactaaatctaattaattttttatgtcgttatttttatttttttatttttattattaattttaaattaataaattaatttgattaaatttaattactaaaataacttAATAACCGGTTACTACATATATTGATCTTAATGGCTCTTTTGCAGAAAGGATGAATCTGAAGAGCATATTTTGTCCACTTAGTTggaattaataaattgataCACTTAGACTTGAACCATATCTTTGGCTTAAATCATCTAAAAAGTTAAgataacaaatttattttttctttaatttttacatcGTAATCATATTagtatcttaattttaaaattaatcaaattgcttcataattttaaatcatcaataaattaatttttctattaagtcaataaaattaagataaaaactCATATgcagatatttttatataaagttattaattaaaaatctttaaatgatttgacatataaaattttattagaatataaattaaacttgttatataattattctttaaaatattatattataagaaataaatatatttattagtatatttaaccatttaaaatctaaattatttctGTTATCagtagtttatttttcttactgGTAGACACTTTTGTCAATGCAATGTTCATTCTTTAACACTAAGCAACAAGAACAACAGTATAGGACGCTGGCGTTGCCGCAGTGTTTTACTGTTTTTACCTACCATAGTTGGTGTCACTTTGATCTTAATACTAAATTTGAGTTTCTGGATGGAGAAGACGATGAATTTGCATGCATGAGAAGAAGAATCTGCATGgagtgtttttaattttttgaaagggCAATTTAGAGAATTCACTCTACTACTCTACTTGTTAGTTGTTACTATAATTTTtggttattaaaataatatttttcataataattattCATAACATTTTAAGGAGTTATTGACAACCTCCTTCTATCTCTATCTCTGCATTGTTTCTGTATTGTGCTCGATTCCATGATTCAATCTCAACAACCTTCACATTACAACGAGCAATTAGCTAGGGGAACcaaaatcaaaacaaccaaagACCCCTAATTCCCACGTAATTTATGAATTTCAAGACTAATCGTAATAATTAACCCATGCATTTATCGTGATAATCAAAATCCCCAGAATACCCCTCCGTTTTCCGGTTACTTGGGTTGGGGGAAAAAGGAAATGCCGACCGTGGCGGTGAAGCTCTACAGCGTCTTCTTCAAGTTTCTATTGAAGCAGCGTTTGCAGAATCGGATCCAAGACTCGCTTCAAGAATCCGACCCGTTCGGAGTCACGTCCAGGCCCGGCGAATCCGTCGCAGCCGCAAACCCATCCTTCTCCGACGGCGTCGCCACCAAGGACATTCACATTGACACCTTCACGTCCCTCTCCGTACGAATATTCCTACCCGAGTCAGCACTCGCCGAACCCGAACTTGCACGAGGTTCAAAGCCTCACCATCTCAAATCCATAACTGACTCTACAAACAAATTAGCTCAGGCAGGACCTGGATTAATCCGCGCCGAAAAGGCGTCGCTCGCGTCGCGGCGAGCGGGGGCGACGCCGAGGGAGGAGCCTCGACGGAACAGCCTCGGCCCTACGGGAGAGGGATTGAGCTCCGCATCCGGTGGCGGAGGGTACCTTGGATACTCGCCGGCGCCGGGAGGCCGCCGGAGAAAGCTGCCGGTGATTGTGCAGTTTCATGGAGGAGGTTGGGTGAGCGGGAGTAGTGACTCGGTGGCGAATGATTCTGCATTCGAGGACGGGTTCAAGGTTCTGAATTGGCTGGCGAAGCAGGCGAATTTGGCGGAGTGTAGCAGGTCCATGGAGGTTAGGAAGTTGGATGCTCACAAGGCTATTGTTGATTCGTTTGGAGCTGCGGTTGTGGAGCCATGGCTCGCTGCTCATGCAAATCCATCgaggtttcttttctttttccttgagTTTATCATATTGATTTTTCCCTTGTAGATTGCTCTGTTTAAGCTATTTGTATTGAAATTTGACATGATAGGATCCTAGTTATCAGTGAACTATATAGGATATGATTTTCTTCCTTTGTATACATTGATTGTTTCGTTTAAATGTCGATGCTGATTGGCCAGCAAATTTAAGTTAACATTTGCTTGTTTAGGTCTAACCAAGTTATAGCAGAACAGCAAGACATGATTATGATTTTTGATTAGAACATCATAGTCTCTAAACAAGTTATGAACTTCTTAGTAATAAGAATATAAGATGCTCCCTTAGTCTACAACAACAGAGAAGCTTAAACCAAATATATGAAGAGGACGTGATTTGTGAATAGTTTAAATGAAGCAAAGACATGTTTCTGTACCTTAACTTCTTCCTTTCATGTTTCCTCTTGGAAGCTTGTTATTAACCACTTTTTCCACTTTGATTTTGAATCAGGTGTATTCTTCTAGGTGTGAGTTGTGGTGCAAATATTGCCGACTATGTGGCTCGAAAAGCTGTAGAAGCCGGCAAACTTCTGGACCCTGTCAAGGTGGTAGCACAGGTCCTGATGTATCCATTTTTCATTGGAAGTGTGCCCACTCATTCTGAAATAAAGTTGGCAAAGTCTTACTTTTATGACAAGGCTATGTGTATGTTAGCATGGAAACTTTTCCTAAACGAGGAAAAATTTAACCTCGACCATCCAGAAGCCAATCCCCTTGCCCCAGGCCGGGGTCCTCCCTTGAAGTTGATGCCTCCAACATTGACAGTGGTAGCGGAACTTGACTGGATGAGGGACCGAGCCATCGCTTACTCGGAGCAGCTCAGGAAAGTGAATGTTGATGCGCCTGTTCTGGAGTATAAAGATGCAGTCCATGAATTTGCAACGCTTGATGTACTTATCAAAACCCCAGAGGCCCAGGCTTGTGCTGAGGACATCGCCATCTGGGTCAAGAAATATACCTCACTTAGGGGTCACGAATTCTCGTATTGAGTATGATATCCCATATTAAGATGCTGATCAGTGAGAAAATATTGACCTTGTTTTCGAAATTAGCTTTAGATATCTCTTGCGCTACCAAATTAATTGGGGGTTTGGTGGCATATTAGTTAATTTGTTTTAATGCTTATGTCCTGCCGTCCTAGGTGTTGACAGGTTCTATGTTCAATCCACCTGTTGTTGCTTTTTTATAAGATAGAGTTATCTGAGAGTGGGATTAGTTGAATCAGTGAGATGCATTTATCTCATGCACACAACAGTTGGAAGCCACCCAGTTCATTTTTCCCCTGTATTATGATGTACTATCTTATGGAAGGGTATAAAGGGTATAAAATTTAGTGCAATGCTCCTTTAGCATAAGTATGACAATGTAGTCTCCAATCCATTTTCTTATTCTATCTAATCTCCTTGTAGTAATGGTGGGTCATAGTTAAATTTTGTACAAGAGTTGTCCTTGTTTCTCGATAGGATTTAGAGTTCAGATTAAAACGACTTTTTTACCCATGAGGTACGGTTTAGTGATGATCATAGATGAAGTATCGAGTTTCTTTAATAATAAAGCATGTTCTTGCATAGTTTGCTTTGTTGGGCACAATGTTTTGCCTCCACTACAGACAATTGTTGAAGTCCTACTGCGACTATAAATATGCTATGGTCTTAACATGATTTCCTTGGGCTATTATCACAAATATGTTGAGGTAATTGGCCCCACTGGTTCCACCACTTGGTTTCTGGTGAGAAGAACCATTGGAAGCTCCATTAGAGGATCCTCTAATATAGCTTTAAAGCTATGTTTGGATATTGTCTCTAAGATAGAAAGATGGAGTTAGTAGATACCAAAATTTGTTTGGTTGTAGAGTCAAAGAAAAATGTCTCTGTCTTTATTTTTGTCTTCCTATTTCTGTCTTTCTATCTATTTATTCTGTATCAAAGGCAGAATCTGAACGCGAATTAAGAGATAGTCTGGTTAAAACTTATAACTATCTTCATGCCGAAGCCAAACCAATTTGGCTTGTTGATCTCAAAATATTGGAAGCATTTGAGGGAATGAGGAGCCAGTGTGACTCAGTGAAGTATGCCCAGTGATCAatatgttacttttttttttggcttATTTTGCCTGGGTGGCATCTCTGCTGAATGTACTGTATAACCATTTGTTATACGGACTAACTAGACATAgaattatatttcttttttaaaaattgtactaCAACTTTAGTTTCAAGCAAGCTAGAAACTGCAGCCAAGGCTTGGACCCAGTGGCAGAATCTGCTGCCTCACAAGGAAGTTATAGAACCCATATTAGTAGTGGTGTGTATGTTTGTGTTGtgtaaaagaacaaaaaaaaagcaagctaGAAACTATTGTAAGATCACTTTACTACATAACGAAAAAGAAATATTTGCAATCAatctcttctttcttattatCAACGTGTGATGTTTTCggttgaaaaatttaaaagcaaCTTGCAGGGGGCAAATTGCTTCTGcccttttcaattttcttttcgtaaaaaaatttctttcggGGAAAACTAATTAAAAGTGATATTCGGATGAATAACGAAACagacataaaataaaaagaaaataagagaagcATTTGAAGTCAAATAGAAATTGTTGATGCAAACGATATGGAAAAGAGGATGACAAGTTTGGCGTCCACGACGTGGTATGCACAACTGGGCCAACATGACCGTGTAATTAATCAACACAATTCAAAGTTCTGCATATAATTAAATTGACATTTCataaataacactatctaatactattatgaataattaattatattacaataaaattatttaacaagAAAAGCATAGATATTGGATATGTAAATTTGCAATAATATGATTTTTCAGGTATTGTGATATCTCATTGTGAAACTTCAAGCTTGCACTTCTATTTTCCCTTACCTTCAACTTTCTTCACTTCCAATTTTAACTTATAGCCAACCTTCTTCGGCTCTTACTTTCAGAGTTTCAGTTTTTCAACCTGAACCCAACCTTCTTCAACACtcactttattatttatttatttaattactttttgtCAATAAGTTACTTTAATTGAAAATCAA harbors:
- the LOC107471564 gene encoding probable carboxylesterase 11, which encodes MPTVAVKLYSVFFKFLLKQRLQNRIQDSLQESDPFGVTSRPGESVAAANPSFSDGVATKDIHIDTFTSLSVRIFLPESALAEPELARGSKPHHLKSITDSTNKLAQAGPGLIRAEKASLASRRAGATPREEPRRNSLGPTGEGLSSASGGGGYLGYSPAPGGRRRKLPVIVQFHGGGWVSGSSDSVANDSAFEDGFKVLNWLAKQANLAECSRSMEVRKLDAHKAIVDSFGAAVVEPWLAAHANPSRCILLGVSCGANIADYVARKAVEAGKLLDPVKVVAQVLMYPFFIGSVPTHSEIKLAKSYFYDKAMCMLAWKLFLNEEKFNLDHPEANPLAPGRGPPLKLMPPTLTVVAELDWMRDRAIAYSEQLRKVNVDAPVLEYKDAVHEFATLDVLIKTPEAQACAEDIAIWVKKYTSLRGHEFSY